The window CAGGAAAAACTTGGCCACTTGCTTGAGAATCTATAACTCCGGCGTGATAAACTCCGGACCAGGTCTTACGGGAGATCAGTGATGCCCAAAATTATTGAAGGAAAACTTGATGCCAAAGGGTTGCGCGTGGGCCTTCTGGTAAGCCGCTTTAACAGCTTTATCAGCGACCGTCTCGTAGAGGGTGCTATAGATGGTCTGCTTCGTCACAACGCTGAAAAAGAGGATATCAACATCGTACGTGTCCCCGGAGCCTACGAAATTCCACCGGCGGCCAAACAGATGGCTGAATCCGGTCGTTATGATGCCATTGTTTGTCTTGGTGCCGTAATTCGTGGTGCAACACCCCATTTTGACTATGTCAGTGCTGAAGTCTCCAAAGGTGTTGCCAGCGTCTCGCTTGATTCAGGCATTCCTGTCGCCTTTGGTGTCCTCACCACCGACACCATTGAACAAGCTATTGAAAGG of the Deltaproteobacteria bacterium IMCC39524 genome contains:
- the ribE gene encoding 6,7-dimethyl-8-ribityllumazine synthase codes for the protein MPKIIEGKLDAKGLRVGLLVSRFNSFISDRLVEGAIDGLLRHNAEKEDINIVRVPGAYEIPPAAKQMAESGRYDAIVCLGAVIRGATPHFDYVSAEVSKGVASVSLDSGIPVAFGVLTTDTIEQAIERAGSKAGNKGFDAAMAAVEMANLYKAL